The following DNA comes from Rosa rugosa chromosome 5, drRosRugo1.1, whole genome shotgun sequence.
agagtatattgggtaagagggaattaaaaaaacttaatggggtaagggaggaaaaaatccctagaaatagggtaaatggacaaaaccccttaatatataacaaaaggcctcggtacaattgggtgagattgTGAGATCTcacacttataagttatattttatttgtcacttttccaatgtcaCGCCCCCTCACATGCAACCTAActttaattaattaacaatccaattcccacattggaaattgggacacaagtctcatattgaagacttttaattaattaacaatccaattcccacattggaaattgggacacaagtctcatattgaAGACTTGGCCAatataacaatccaaggcccacatcagacacttggtaacaatccaatcaaaattttccgatggcaatataaacacgctctgataccatgttaaacagcgacaagcgtggcccgtggcccaccattgtaccgatactgtcccaacttataagttaattaaccacccgataggtgttggattttaataataaaaggcctcggtacaattgggtgagatccacccacttataagttatattttatttgtcacttttccaatgtgagatctTTCATCTCCCACAATTTTGAGTTAGAATCTGACTCCTTATGGAGAGAAACATTAACGCTGGCAGCGGCTTCTTCTGATGGTTATGACATATTATCCTACGCATGCATGGTCTTGAAATTCAAAGAATGAGCCATTAAGAATGAGTTTCTTCCTTGACATTAAGGTAGTTATGTCAGGTTGATTTAGTTGACTTTGTTCAATTTAGTAAAACTTTACTATTTTAAGAATTAATCCCAATCATTAATaaggatttgatttttttttttttgttctttttcgcTTGGTTGATTAGTCGCCTTGGTATTATTCACAGTTATTAGTTGTCCTTTCACTGTGTTGACCTTGTCATGACAGTTCATCAGGTGTTAAAATACAATTGGAATTCTGAACCGTTACTTCTAGTTAAATTCTCGTTCAACACTTCCTACATTAATATCTCAAAACAACAGCGTTTAACACGAAATGAACATACTAACTGATCGATGATCATAGTCAATGTTGTACTTTTTGATCCAATTAAGCAACTATGCTAGCTCTCATGTTTGGTGCATATCCCATCTGTACTACCGATTTAAACATAAGATAAATTTCTTTGAGCTTCTCATCAGATGAGAGAAGAATGAAGACCGACCAGTTCATAGATAAAGCACATTTGTTTTTGGATATGAGTGATTTTTTCATCATGATTGAAGAGCTTGAAGCTGGCTTAAGAGTTTATTCACTTGTTAGTTCCAGTACATGAGTTAATTTTATTATGGGCCTGCTCTCCATGGATGAGTCTGTAAAAACTTTTCCCTGTTAATCCATCAGATTCTGTACTTAATGCACTTTTACCAATACTGCTATTTGAAACAAGCTTGAGCACAAATCGCCCTCTATCATATCATAGAGGCTGCATGGTGCTTGTATGGGAATCAAAACTACTTTGGTGTACAATGGATATAAAAATCTGACGGATTTTTTATATAAAGTCTAATAATAACTGTAAGGGTtgtcaaaaactcaaaatagTGCAATAGTGCACTATTGACAATATGTTTATTCATGTAATATTGCACTCTTTTATAAAATATGTTTATATGTATGAGCCACCATATGGACTATGGAGTGCAAGATTTACTGGCAATTTTTGTGGCCACAGTTCAGAGAGTGTGTAGCATTATTTGAACTCCATGCTGCGGGCGAACTGTAATATATCTAAAAGGTGAGTGAACATAACCCGGGGAAAGGGTGAAGGAGTACCTTTGTAGAATCATCGAAAGAGCAATTTTTGCTTCTGTGGTTGCAAAGTTGAATCCAAtacaatttctaggtcccattcCAAACGGTAAGTATGCAACCATGTTATTGTTAGTAGCTTTAGCAACCCCTTCTGAGAACCTCTCTGGTTTGAAAAGATGCACATCTTCTCCCCAAAGTTTTGGATCATGATGAAATGCTAGATTTGGGACCTGCAGTTCAACATTAGCAGGAACAATGATTTTTCCGAGTCTAACTTCCTTTTCGACTTTCCTTATGATGGAAACAACAGGAGGATATAACCTTAGAGTCTCATTTAGGATCATACTCATCTGCATGCAACAAAATTAATATATGGTTAAACAAGTCAGGATATATTTCTAACAACTAACAAAACAAGCAACTGATTAGTAGACATTCTTTCGTACCGTTTTGAGTTTGGCAAGGCCATCAGGATTTGGAGTTGTTTGTTTGCCAAACAATTGCAGAACTTCTCTTCTTGCTTCCTCTTGCCACTCAGGATGAAGTGCCAGAAGTAAGATAGTCCAAGCTAGCAATGTATTGGTGGTTTCTTGTCCAGCAAAGTAAAATGTCTTGCACTCATCAATTACATCATCCACTGTAATGTTCACATTTGGATCGTGACGAGCCTTTATAAGCAATCCAATAAAATCACCTCCAAATCTGTCTTCTTCACCGCTCATAGTCATGGCCTGCTCTTCTCTTTTCTTAACAATCTCTATTATGGAATCGTGTATTCTTTCCACAAGCTTCTCTGATTCAATCTCATCTTTGATTTTGATAATGCGACTGGAATAATTGTGTACCATTAGCTTTGGGGATTCAGAATACTATTACTGACTTCTAGGGACATTATGTCATCTTAATATGATAATTTAAACAAGGATTCAACAGCTAAAAGAAAATCGGCCCTGAGGGATCACTGTGGTCGTTGTTCCCTCGACAGTTTAAGATTTTGTTAAAAGGAAATTACCTGATGCCAGGAAGCCTGAGTCTGTAAGTATTTTTTACCAAAAAGGAGGCTAAGCTCATCAACATCTCAAAAATGTCTTGGCCTTCTAAGTAGCTGCTGCCAAATGCTGTCCTGGAAATCACTTCTGAAGTCAATAATCGAAATTCTTCGAACACCTCAATCTCTTTCCCTTCTTCATATTTTGTCCACCTTTTTAGCATCGTCTCAGTGCTAGCTATCATTGATGGAATCATAGTCTAGTAAAAGTTAAACAATCCCATCATCAGCGATCATCAAGCAATTAGCATAGTTACCTTCATCAGTACAATTAGGATAATACCAGGTTAACCATATTTTGGTGTTCTCATATCTTTAAACCACATAACTTGACATTTGATGTGGCAGATAAACACTGGATCGATAATGTTGAAAAGAACAAATAATGTGGGACCAATGATAAAAAATTAACTAACGGTAGGTAATAGCTTAGTACTCTTATTTTCTCAAATTGCAAGAATTACCAGCAGTGATAATAAGAACTTACTTTTAAGCTCTCTCCATGAAAGGCATGCATGGAAATTTTTCGCACTTTTGCCCATTTTTCACCTTCTATTCCCGGAAGGCCATTGCCTTGTAGCCTTAACGCGAAGCCCTCCTTCTTGGGTTTTCGATAAACTCTATCTTTGTCATTCAGTATCTCTTTGCACAACTCGGTATCCATAACTATCAACTGAGCTTGAGAACCATACCATTGAAGATAAGTCTTCCCTTCTACAAATTAACATAACCAAAATTAGaaagccatatatatatagatacacaGTTAGTGATGAGCTAGCTAGCTTGTATTCAAATACCATATTTCTTGCTCCATGAGTAAATATGAGGATAAATCAGGGTAAGTATGTCATGTGATAAACTTTTGGGCCTGCTCATTGCTTCCTTTATCATGTTGGCGATTTCTTTGGTGTTCCCGTGGATAAGTCTGTAAGGAGGGCCTGTGACTCCTTGCACATTCATCTTTTTCTTAATGCGCGTCGGAATCCACCATTGTTTGTAAAAGATCTTGATGAGAGCTACAAGAAGAAGGTAGAGAAACACAAAGCCTGAAAGAGTGATTGCTAGGCCTCCCAAAGAAGTCATCTTTagttttgctttcttttttttggctcTCTGCTGATATTTCATGTTAGATTGCGAGATCTTATATATAgattcgaaaccctaggtagcTAAGCTGGCAACAATGACATAATATGCTACGCATGGATATGGTCTTAAAATTCAACTAAGGAACGAGTTTTTAATTAAAGAAGACTTTGTTCCATGACGTAATATGCTACGCATGCATGGCCTTCAGTATAAGAGTATTTTCCTGTCCAGCAGTCATGAATCAATCACAATCATTATTTGACTAGCTATACTAAGCTGATcgatttttattcttttgttttcttcttggttGATTAATTATATAGGTCGATCCTTGGGATTAAACGCAGTTGACTTTTCACTGTGTTGGGTTCTTCTCCTTTTCCGtccacattttgcttctaatggCTTACAAGCTCAAGTTTGGAGGCATTTTATTCCACCAAAACAAGTATATGGTTCTCTATACTTGTTTGGCGCTTCTCCATAACAAGTTATATTTAGCTATCGATGACCAACTTCAACGACAAAGCATTCCATTGGTTTCGGTATGTCAGCTTTGCTCTTGTTGCACTGTTGAGGATCGATTCAACtcatttatttgtttctttttccttcacTCAACATGTTTGGCAATGGTTGTCATGCTAATTTGGTACTTCTTTACCAACTCATGACTCTATTGGTGACTTATGGAGTATAATTGTTGGTAAACCGTTTTCTCCTCAACTAAAAGGTTTATGGTTTGCGGGTTGTCTGTTTGCTTTCATGGTTATTTGGAAAACATGtagtaatttttatttttttttataataaaaggCCTTCTCTTATATGTGGGTTTTCGCTCTATTGAATCTTGGTTACGGTTTGCTGCTCCTCATTTGCCTTGTTATTCCTGCGCTATGTTGGACTCTCAGTTGCTAGTGAACTTGAGAATCCAACCGGTTTTTCAAAGATCAGTTGTTCCACGGTTAATTATTTAGTACCACCCTTATTTTTTTGTTGATTAACACTAACGGGTTAGCTAAAAGGTAATCCTAGCCATGCAGCTTGTGGTGGTGTTTTTTGAGTTTCGAATGGTCAGTATTTTGGAAGTTAATTATTGTCAAGGTTTAGGTTAGTAGTCAACTTTCTTTGCTGAGTTAATGGGAGTTATAATTGGGATATATTGAAATTGCTTTTCAAATGGGTTGGCATTGTATTTGGTTGGAGAGTGATTCGATGACTGTTCTTGCATGTATCACCTCTACCTCATTTGCCCCTCCTTGGCCACTGCGCATTGCTTGGTTGAATTGTTTATCTTGTATTCAGTCAATGAGTTTCGATCACTGCTCTCATGTTCTTCGCGAAGACAATTCTGTAGCAGATAGGTTAACAAATTTGGGTTTGCACTTCTTCATCTCTGATTTGGCATGTCTCGCCACCACCTGAGATTTCTCCATACTTGAAAATGGATGACCAGGCTAGGGGTTCCCTTAGTCTCGTGTTTCTTCTTGATGTTGCTTTGGGCTTCTTggagtttctttcttctttttcttgttccAAAGATGAAATTTTATTCTTTccatcttttatttctttctcttgTATGTACTTTTGGGGTTTGAGTTTTGTCCTAGCTCCCTTCTctattttctaattttctttattattaataaaaatataaataaggGGACGAGCGGTGGGCTCCCAGGGTGTGGTAGACTCTTCACTTTAGGGTTTGAAGGTGAGACTTTTTCTCTAAATTGTCTGCCTCCGAGGAGCTAATAGCATATAATcccttatttaattaaaaaataaataaagattgATTATCGCAACAGTATAGTTATTTCTAGatccatttatttttttatgcaaGTTGGAATCC
Coding sequences within:
- the LOC133712290 gene encoding cytochrome P450 CYP749A22-like codes for the protein MTSLGGLAITLSGFVFLYLLLVALIKIFYKQWWIPTRIKKKMNVQGVTGPPYRLIHGNTKEIANMIKEAMSRPKSLSHDILTLIYPHIYSWSKKYEGKTYLQWYGSQAQLIVMDTELCKEILNDKDRVYRKPKKEGFALRLQGNGLPGIEGEKWAKVRKISMHAFHGESLKTMIPSMIASTETMLKRWTKYEEGKEIEVFEEFRLLTSEVISRTAFGSSYLEGQDIFEMLMSLASFLVKNTYRLRLPGISRIIKIKDEIESEKLVERIHDSIIEIVKKREEQAMTMSGEEDRFGGDFIGLLIKARHDPNVNITVDDVIDECKTFYFAGQETTNTLLAWTILLLALHPEWQEEARREVLQLFGKQTTPNPDGLAKLKTMSMILNETLRLYPPVVSIIRKVEKEVRLGKIIVPANVELQVPNLAFHHDPKLWGEDVHLFKPERFSEGVAKATNNNMVAYLPFGMGPRNCIGFNFATTEAKIALSMILQRYSFTLSPGYVHSPFRYITVRPQHGVQIMLHTL